Genomic DNA from Chitinophagaceae bacterium:
CCCTGGATTCTTCCGGGCTTTTTATGTACCATGCAATTCAAAAAAATCATTGTGTGTTGAATCATGGTGCTTTTAACCTCGGGTTATGGTTGGCTAATATGGTCGAAATGCAGTCAGGATAAAAATAAGTCAGGGTAAAAGTGCAAAAGCCCTTAAAAGGAAAGCACAAAGCTGACAGCGGCCTGATGGAAAGCACCACAGATACCAACCGCAAGCAAGCCGATAAACAGAACAGCCTACTAAAGGACGGTAATGAATACGATGGCGACGAAAATGCCTGCTGAAAACTACCTGCGGAACTGAAGGAACCGAATAAAGAACTGCTGAATGGACAAACTGCCAAACTGCGACTGGTGATGATACGAAGCTAGCTTTGCATAACTGTGAATTTTTATAAGCATCTCTCAGCGAGGCAGTAAAAAAACCCAAAGAAACGGAATAAAAGATGGCTTTGTGTGTCGAGTCTGTGTTTATGCCGTAGTCTTTGTTTTTTTGTCAGGGTTGTGCGGTGGGCTGCCGTAGCTACTTTGCTGAATAAAAAACACATTGGCAAAAGCTGTATCAATTCAACAAGGACGTGAAGGATGTAAGAAAAGCGGATATTTCTGCCCCTTCTTTTTAGTATTCACATGGTAGCATCAAGCAACCATCTACCAGCCAGATGGTGGCAACATCATAAGGGAAAATCACTGAAGGAATTTCCTGACTTGCGACCGGTTATGATTGCCATCAGTTGCTTTGATAAAAAACTGATCAGCATGTTCCTCTTTGAATTCCCATACCTGGAACCGTTCAAAGGTTTACATCTTTCTTACATTGATGGCTTATAATTAAATCAATCAGCCAATAAGCATAGCATACTTCAACCATATCTTAACTCCATCTGTAGAAAAGAATTAAAGATGGATTGTGGTGAGAAATTTTTGAACCGTTACCACTTCCAGTAGTTTTTGCATTCTTCATTTTAAAAATTTAATTTTTAAAGAAAAAAAGAAAAAAAGCAATCATCAGGCGGCGTGGCTAAAAACAGGGAGGAACGGAATAATTGATGAAAGCTTTGTGCGGATGGGCTGTGTTGTATGCCGTAGTTACTGTTTTTCTAAAGCAATTGTGCCATCCGGCCTTACTGCATTTTTTGGTTATTATTCCGCGATAAGGATGCCAGTAATACGGAAGATTAAAATGATGTGAAGTTAGAGCGCACCCAAAAATTTTAATCTATAGGAAAGTTTGTCATTAAAACCCGGAACGAATGGCTAGTATTATTTCAGTTTAAAAGCTGATAATGGCCAAAAGATTTTTAACAAGCGAAGGTTATACTACCAAAGCTGCTGTACTAATGGAATTGATTCTGTAAAAGCAAATGCAAGGATGAAAGTAAGTATGACAGAAAAATTTCCACCAACAGTAAGTATTATTTCACACTAAAAGCAAGTAATGGACAAATCATTGGAACAAGTGAAATGTACGAAACGGCTTTTGGCCGGGACGGCGGCATTGAATCCGTAAAAACAAATGCACCTGGTGCAAGTGTATCAGAAGAATAACATTATTACATACATATTTATAAAGGGAGTACAGCTATCATGCTTGCTCCCTTTTTGTTTTTACCAGCAATAAATATTCTGTAATTTTTAGATAAAAATGGGAAGACATAAAGAGAGGGTTCAGATCCATCATGAACCAACAACCACCGAACGTTTTCTTTGCATTGCTTCTATGCCCAAATGGAGTAAACTGCTGTCAGGCATGAACCAATAAACCGTATTGCGATATATTAAGCGGATTAATTGAAAAAGGTTTTTACAGTGACAGCGATGAAAAGCGGACTATCAAAAGATGGCAGCTGATCTAAAAACCGATTCCGGAAAACTTACTAAGTGGATTGGTGCTATCTATCAGGATATTTTGAACTAAACGAACAAAAATCAGAACTTTTTATGCTGATGGGATAAAAACGATTCTTTATAAAGTACTTTGATGACTCGGCGACGTTCGGTTTAACATTGCCCGTGATACCAAGAAAGTACGGAAATGTTCCGGTTCTATTTTGCGAAAGGCAAAAACAGGTGCTGAATATTATTGGGTCCATCATTGTAGAACATAGTATTGAAGCTGACACATACGAAGTATGTATTTGGCTGAATGGAGGATTTACAATAAATACCGTGACTTTTTATACGATAAAGCAAAATTTTATAACAGGGATTGGGTTCTTTGATCTTCATCAAAAAACTGAAGGGCAGATTGATGATGAATTGATGAAGATTTATAAAAAGGATAGTTTATTTCGTGAGTGCTGGCCTGCCGGTAAAGCGCCTGCGGCAAAAAGCATAGCCGTGCCCGCACACTTGACGGCACTGGTGTTGGCGAGCCGTTGATGGCCGCCGGAAGAATGAGGAACGAAGGAACGGAGGCGGACGCAAACCCCACAAAGGGGCTGGCGGTAAAGCCATGAGGAACGAATGGCGATGCAACCATAGGCCGCCGTAGTAAATTTCCCGTCAGGGTACGGAGCTGAACTATGCAAGTGAACCTTAGCGATGCTTTGCTAAATGGAGCTACGAGATGAGCAATTAGCAGACGCAAGGTGAACGCAGCCTAAGTGGGGCTGCCGGCGAGCAAAAGAAAAGAGGGCAGCGGGTGGACTGAACGCTACTGAAGTGAATGTATGACGTAGTGAAGCGGAATGAAACTCAGTGAGTATTGCAGGGATGGCTTGCGGAAAGGCAGGTGCATCCCATGTGTATTGCTTTGTGTGTGGCCTGGGATGCCCTGCCTTGTAGCAAATTGTTTAGCTGCGAACGTGGTGTAATGGAGGAGGAATGAGGAGGAACTGCAAGCAGCATGACAAACTGCGTAGCGAAAGCAGAGCACCCGAAGGGCATTGCAGGTGCAGCAATACCCTAAAAGTTTATAAAAATATTTATTGCTGCTGCTGCAATGGTTTGGCATGATTGCTTGCTGACGACGAATGACGAACACCTATTTACCGGCGAAGCGTGGGCTTTGTGCGGTGGGAAAAGAAGCGATGGTAGGCAGCTTCCCGGGCTGGATTTGTGGGTGGCTCCGGGATGCTGCCGTGGGGCAATTGGGCAGGATATTGAATGCCGGAAGGCTACCGACTGAATGAGTGACTGCAGCGGAGTGTACGGAGCAAAGGAATGAAATGAAGAAGGTAGCCTGACTAAACTGTATACAGAATCATGGCAGCTTCGGGACGAATGCATAACATCAAAAATAAAGCCCCCTACCAAGGAGGCTCACATGACGAAGTAAATGAATGGCCTAACTGTGATGAAAAAATAAACACACCAGGTGAAACAAACCAGCAAGAAACCAGATGCTGCCAACAAGCCAACGCTGAACTAAGACTGACATAACGAACCATTTAAATGAAAAAATAAAATAACTGCGACCTCACAGCACCGGGATTGTGGGTGGCAGTATAAATGGCCTTGTGCGTTGGGCTTTTGTTTATGCTGCGAAGCGCTGGCTTTGTGCCGGTGCTATCTTTGCAGCTTATTTTTTTTTAAATGGAGAGGCAGTTGTCAGCAGTGGATTAGGGACATGAGGTTAAGGCAGGATAAGACACTATATTTTTGTATGTGGGCTATTAAATCGAAGTCTTCTTTTCAAATGAATCCAAAATACCAGATAATTTATTTAGATCATTAAACTTGTTTTTCCTAAAAAGAGATAAAATACTTCAATATTAAGTTCCTTACATTTTTCCATTATTGTTGAAGAAGGCATTTCCAAACAAACTAAAACTGATTTTGAGATTATACCACCGTAAACATCTTTTGACACGCATTTTATTTATGTCATCGTGTTTCACTTTACCAGACTTGCATTCAATAAAATAAGTTTATGCCCAATATTTATTAGCACATCAATCTTCATTTTTCATGTAAGTGCCATCATTTTTAAATGGTAATGTACATTGAACAAACAACTCTTTAACTTTCTTCCAGGTAGATGCTTCTTTAGCAACTAAAAGCTCCCACCATCCAGAATTGAAAAATAAAATATTAATATTTTTTGAAGATGAATTAAATATAATCCTACCATTATCATTAACTGTTATATTGTTCTTGCCCCAGGTAACTAACATTTTGCCTACTGTTGCACTCCCTGAAGAAGGCATACTAATAACATCTCTATACTGATTGCTAAAGTGAGTAACAATAGCTTTATATCGATAACTGCTTGTACAAAAAGAGAATATTTTATTGGCTACATCAAAATCATCCTTTGAAAAGCTATCCAGTAACTTATAGCTGCTAACAGTATGGCCACTTAATTCAAGGAACTCTTTTATTGTAATTTGACTGTTTAATTTGACTTTAGCATAAGAAGGTAGTTCAAGAATTGTGTCATCTTGATTAATATAAAATCCTTTCAACCCTTTTTCATGAATTAATGATTGAATTGCTAAAACCATAACCTTAGTACCTCCTGTCAAATTAAAAGATACTTCGTCGTCTGAGTTCATCCTATCAAGTATTTTCTGACAAGTAGATTTAACTTCATGAAAGTCGTGTGCATTACAGCTATATTCAGAAAAAGGTATAGCCGTTCAAATATGATTTAAGAAATGTTACCCTATTTTTCGACTCCGACGAAACTATAAAATGTATTCTTTCGGGGGTGAATGCTTTAATTCCAATGAAAACTGGTAATAGCTGGCCGCCAACTAAAGTAATTTGATGCTTCATTTTATGAATAATTCAGGCTGGTTAATATTCGGATCATATACAATGTTCAGCAGTTCGGAGCCAGGCATGGGTTTTCTCAGCTCCTTGATATAATCGCTAAAATCAACATAAACAATCTTACAGTTATAATCCTTCCCAAAATTGCAGCAGAAGCTACCATTGATTTCTTACCGCCAGTGATATCAATTACTATTTCTGACGAGGATTTAAAACCAACTGCTCTTTTAAACATTTGTATATAGCAGAAAAAGATTCATCCTTAAAATTGATTATTTCATATTCAGAATTGAGAAACTTTTCTAAATGCTCATTTCCATCAGCCTTGTCGTTTGATGTAAATATAAAGTGTCTATTAAGTTCTAATGTTTTTAGCCGTAAGAATTATCGGCTCCAAGGAGAATCCCTAATATGGAAAAAAGTATCCCATTCTTAGTTAATACATTTTCATAAGACGCCTTAAACTTCTCAATAACTACAGGAAATAATTTGTCGTAATACAACTCCTGTGCTTTTGCGAAGTTGCCATTTAAGGCAAAATCAAGCCATTCTTTTAGATATGGAAGTTCTTGTTTCATTATTTTTCTTCTATTTGTAATTGTTTGTATTTAATTAAATAGGTTTCCCCTGAAACCCGATATTTCAATTTTTCAGTAATAGTAAATACCCCCTGATTCCTTTTGCATCCAAACACATTTTCACCGACAAATAAATAGGATTCGAAGATTTTGTAACACTCTCAAGAAAATTGGGCTCGTTTAAACATATCAATATCAACCACATCTTTCCGATTTAATCTAATAACTACTGTATCAGGAAATAAGGGCGGTGATTGTTTTTTCATTTTCTCATAAATTGAATATGTTTTAAAAAACTCAAGTCTAACTGGCGATAATTCATACTTGTAAACTGATGTTGAAATCAGGTATTCATGAAATCTTAAAAACTCATCTCTTTGAGATTGATTAAGCAGAACCCCTATTTCAAAACCATTTTTAAGACCATGCTTTCCATCA
This window encodes:
- a CDS encoding DUF1887 family protein, encoding MPFSEYSCNAHDFHEVKSTCQKILDRMNSDDEVSFNLTGGTKVMVLAIQSLIHEKGLKGFYINQDDTILELPSYAKVKLNSQITIKEFLELSGHTVSSYKLLDSFSKDDFDVANKIFSFCTSSYRYKAIVTHFSNQYRDVISMPSSGSATVGKMLVTWGKNNITVNDNGRIIFNSSSKNINILFFNSGWWELLVAKEASTWKKVKELFVQCTLPFKNDGTYMKNED